A stretch of Campylobacter gracilis DNA encodes these proteins:
- the topA gene encoding type I DNA topoisomerase: MKNLIIVESPAKAKTIKNFLGDDYDVIASKGHIRDLPQKKFGIKIKDKSFEPEYEISADHDQIVKQIKTLAKKADQIYLATDEDREGEAIAYHIAASIGKQAQELPRIVFHEITKSAISNALSSPRKLNIASVNAQQARRLLDRIVGYKLSPLLNLKIQRGLSAGRVQSAALKIVVDREREILNFKPVEFHSIDAVFKKDLEAELVEFRGEKMEKLSVKNAAQASEIIAALQKDKFSVESIESKSRKTNPYPPFMTSTLQQAASTALGFNPRKTMSLAQSLYEGVNTKNGGAITYMRTDSLNIAKEAIAAARELIEQHFGEKYLPKNPNLYATKSKGAQEAHEAIRPTDLKLTPELAQKTLPRDEYRLYALIYNRFIASQMSPSVSQIQTIIVRGEEGAFKISGRKVEFDGFYKAYGDLDKDKILPSLSAGDAMSLQSLSSQQHFTEPPARYSEASLIKKLESLGIGRPSTYAPTISLLTARNYVNIEQKHLVPSEIAFKITEMLEQNFKNIVDSEFTSKMEEKLDDIAENKADWQQILADFYYPFMDEIAKGKTSIASQKLAEKIGEACPNCGGELLKRQGRFGEFIACSNYPKCKYSRNADASAEGASEEKAAPEVLDEKCPQCGKNLIKRKGRYGEFIACEGYPKCKYSRKIEGAAKEKKPLLSTGVKCPSCGTGEIVERFSRRGKFYGCTNYPKCGFVSNYAPIARTCPQCGNSYMLRKELKKGNFAECPQCKLKEEID, encoded by the coding sequence ATGAAAAATTTAATCATCGTAGAATCCCCTGCAAAAGCCAAAACGATCAAAAATTTCTTAGGCGACGATTACGACGTGATCGCGTCTAAAGGACACATCCGCGACCTACCGCAGAAAAAATTCGGCATCAAAATCAAAGATAAAAGCTTCGAGCCCGAATACGAAATCAGCGCCGATCACGATCAGATCGTAAAACAGATAAAGACGCTCGCCAAAAAGGCGGATCAAATTTATCTCGCGACGGACGAGGACCGCGAGGGCGAGGCGATCGCCTATCATATCGCAGCTTCGATCGGCAAGCAGGCGCAGGAGCTGCCGCGCATCGTATTTCACGAGATCACCAAAAGCGCGATCTCAAACGCGCTAAGCTCGCCGCGCAAGCTCAATATCGCAAGCGTAAACGCCCAACAAGCGCGCCGCCTACTCGATCGCATCGTGGGCTACAAGTTAAGTCCGCTTTTAAATTTAAAGATCCAGCGCGGCTTAAGCGCAGGTCGCGTCCAAAGCGCCGCGCTTAAGATCGTCGTCGATCGCGAGCGCGAAATTTTAAATTTTAAGCCGGTAGAATTTCACAGCATCGACGCGGTTTTTAAAAAGGACTTGGAAGCCGAGCTTGTGGAATTTCGCGGCGAGAAGATGGAAAAGCTCTCGGTCAAAAACGCGGCGCAAGCTAGCGAAATCATCGCGGCGCTGCAAAAAGACAAATTTAGCGTAGAGAGTATCGAGAGCAAATCGCGCAAGACGAATCCCTACCCGCCGTTTATGACCTCGACGCTGCAACAGGCGGCGAGCACGGCTCTGGGCTTTAATCCGCGCAAGACGATGAGCCTTGCGCAGAGCCTTTATGAGGGCGTTAATACCAAAAACGGCGGCGCGATCACCTACATGCGAACCGACTCGCTAAATATCGCCAAAGAAGCGATCGCGGCGGCTCGCGAGCTCATAGAGCAGCACTTCGGCGAAAAGTATCTGCCCAAAAACCCGAATTTATACGCTACCAAAAGCAAAGGCGCGCAGGAAGCGCACGAAGCGATACGACCCACCGATCTAAAGCTTACCCCCGAGCTCGCGCAAAAAACCCTGCCTCGCGACGAATACCGCCTTTACGCGCTCATCTACAACCGCTTCATAGCCTCGCAGATGAGCCCTAGTGTCTCGCAGATCCAAACGATCATCGTGCGCGGCGAAGAGGGCGCGTTTAAGATCAGCGGGCGTAAGGTGGAATTTGACGGATTTTACAAGGCTTACGGCGATCTGGATAAGGATAAAATTTTACCGAGCCTTAGCGCGGGCGACGCGATGAGCCTGCAAAGTCTAAGCTCGCAGCAGCACTTCACCGAGCCGCCGGCGCGCTATTCGGAAGCAAGCCTCATCAAAAAGCTCGAAAGTCTCGGCATCGGCAGGCCCTCGACCTATGCGCCTACCATCTCGCTGCTTACTGCGCGCAACTACGTAAATATCGAGCAAAAACACCTAGTGCCGAGCGAGATCGCCTTTAAGATCACCGAGATGCTGGAGCAAAATTTTAAAAATATCGTCGATAGCGAGTTTACCTCCAAAATGGAAGAAAAGCTCGACGACATCGCCGAAAACAAAGCGGACTGGCAGCAAATTTTGGCGGATTTTTACTACCCTTTTATGGACGAGATCGCCAAAGGCAAAACCTCGATCGCAAGCCAAAAGCTAGCCGAAAAGATCGGCGAAGCATGCCCGAACTGCGGTGGCGAGTTACTTAAGAGGCAGGGCAGATTCGGTGAGTTCATCGCTTGCTCGAACTATCCGAAGTGCAAATACTCCCGCAACGCGGACGCCAGTGCCGAGGGGGCAAGCGAGGAGAAGGCGGCACCCGAAGTGCTAGATGAGAAATGCCCGCAGTGCGGTAAAAATCTGATCAAGCGTAAGGGCAGATACGGCGAGTTTATCGCTTGTGAGGGCTATCCGAAGTGCAAGTACTCGCGAAAAATCGAGGGCGCGGCGAAGGAGAAAAAGCCGCTGCTCTCCACGGGCGTTAAGTGCCCGAGCTGCGGCACGGGCGAGATCGTCGAGCGCTTCTCCAGACGCGGCAAATTCTACGGCTGCACGAACTACCCAAAATGCGGCTTTGTGAGTAACTACGCGCCGATTGCGCGCACATGCCCGCAGTGCGGCAACTCATACATGCTCCGCAAAGAGCTGAAAAAAGGCAACTTCGCCGAGTGCCCGCAGTGCAAGCTTAAAGAAGAGATCGATTGA
- the dcd gene encoding dCTP deaminase encodes MGLKSDKWIRQMSQQHDMIAPFCEENIGRGVVSYGLSSYGYDIRVAREFKIFTNVGGTVVDPKNFDAKNVVDFEGDVCIVPPNSFALARTIEYFKMPRDVLAICLGKSTYARCGIIVNVTPFEPGFEGHITIEISNTTPLPAKIYANEGIAQVLFLQGDEPCEVSYCDKKGKYQSQKGITLPRILKD; translated from the coding sequence ATGGGACTGAAAAGCGATAAATGGATCAGGCAGATGTCGCAGCAGCACGATATGATAGCGCCCTTTTGCGAGGAAAATATCGGTCGCGGCGTCGTTAGCTACGGGCTTTCCAGCTACGGATACGACATCAGGGTCGCAAGAGAGTTTAAAATTTTTACAAACGTCGGCGGAACGGTCGTCGATCCTAAAAATTTCGACGCAAAAAACGTCGTGGATTTTGAAGGCGACGTCTGCATCGTGCCGCCGAATTCCTTCGCTCTAGCGCGCACCATCGAATACTTCAAAATGCCGCGCGACGTGCTTGCGATCTGCCTGGGTAAAAGCACCTACGCGCGCTGCGGCATCATCGTAAACGTAACGCCCTTTGAGCCCGGCTTTGAAGGGCACATCACGATTGAAATTTCCAACACCACGCCGCTGCCTGCAAAAATTTACGCGAACGAAGGCATCGCGCAGGTTTTGTTTTTGCAAGGAGATGAGCCGTGCGAGGTGAGCTACTGCGATAAAAAGGGCAAATACCAAAGCCAAAAAGGCATCACGCTGCCTAGAATTCTAAAGGATTAA
- a CDS encoding type II asparaginase encodes MGLLKKFAFITFFIVSSLAAAKPNIYILATGGTIAGSSASATEGNYTAGSKGIEDILSAVPQLGDLATIKSEQISNIGSQEMNDEIWLKLANRVSELLTKNDVDGVVIVHGTDTMEETAYFLSLVVKSKKPIVLVGAMRNADSMSADGPLNLYNAIAVAADKNAREKGALVVMNDEIHAAREVTKTNTTNVAAFASPNSGKIGTVNYGVVNFYMAPLRKHTVASEFNIKDLKAFPRVDIIYGHAQDNGDLVDAAVQKGAKGIVVAGMGNGNLYPDTEAALAKASEAGVIVVRSSRTGSGSTSVSSEVDDAKLGFLTADNLNPQKARVLLMLALSKTSDKAKIQSFFATH; translated from the coding sequence ATGGGGCTACTCAAGAAATTTGCGTTTATTACGTTTTTTATCGTGTCATCTTTGGCTGCTGCGAAGCCAAATATTTATATTTTAGCTACCGGCGGCACGATCGCGGGAAGCAGCGCAAGTGCCACGGAGGGCAACTATACCGCAGGCTCTAAGGGCATAGAAGATATCTTATCGGCAGTGCCGCAGCTAGGGGATTTAGCTACGATTAAAAGCGAACAAATTTCAAATATCGGCTCGCAGGAGATGAACGATGAAATTTGGCTCAAGCTTGCAAACCGCGTAAGCGAGCTGCTTACTAAAAACGATGTCGATGGCGTCGTCATCGTGCACGGAACCGATACGATGGAGGAGACGGCGTATTTTTTAAGCTTGGTAGTAAAATCTAAAAAACCGATCGTTTTGGTGGGCGCTATGCGAAATGCCGACTCGATGAGTGCTGATGGACCGCTTAATCTATACAACGCCATTGCCGTCGCGGCAGACAAAAACGCTCGCGAAAAGGGCGCTCTTGTAGTGATGAACGACGAAATCCACGCCGCGCGCGAGGTTACGAAAACAAATACTACTAACGTTGCGGCTTTTGCCTCGCCGAATTCCGGCAAAATCGGCACCGTAAATTATGGCGTCGTAAATTTCTATATGGCGCCGCTTCGCAAACACACCGTCGCAAGCGAATTTAATATCAAGGATCTCAAAGCCTTCCCGCGCGTCGATATCATCTATGGACACGCGCAAGATAACGGCGATTTGGTCGATGCAGCGGTGCAAAAGGGCGCTAAGGGCATCGTAGTCGCCGGTATGGGAAACGGAAATTTATACCCTGACACGGAGGCTGCACTAGCAAAAGCTAGCGAAGCGGGCGTGATCGTCGTGCGCTCAAGCCGCACGGGCAGCGGCTCAACTAGCGTTAGCTCGGAGGTGGACGACGCAAAACTTGGCTTTCTAACCGCAGATAATCTAAATCCGCAAAAGGCGCGCGTACTATTGATGCTGGCTCTTAGCAAAACGAGCGATAAAGCGAAAATTCAGAGCTTTTTTGCGACACATTAA
- the accB gene encoding acetyl-CoA carboxylase biotin carboxyl carrier protein, with amino-acid sequence MTKAEIKELMDFFGEKQGINELKIKDKDFEIEIKKYGPCGGSTPQLAVPAPAPQLAAPSVNVLVGDKPASKGAMDTIDSPMVGTFYKAPSPGAAEFVSVGQVVHKGDTIGIIEAMKIMNEIEAEFDCRIKKALVDDGQPVEYAMALFEVEKL; translated from the coding sequence ATGACAAAAGCAGAAATCAAAGAGTTAATGGATTTTTTCGGCGAAAAGCAGGGCATTAACGAGCTAAAAATTAAAGATAAAGATTTTGAAATCGAGATAAAAAAATATGGTCCATGCGGTGGAAGCACGCCTCAGCTCGCCGTACCGGCACCCGCTCCACAGCTTGCTGCGCCTTCGGTAAACGTGCTCGTGGGCGACAAACCCGCCTCAAAAGGTGCGATGGATACGATCGACAGCCCGATGGTGGGTACTTTTTATAAAGCGCCAAGTCCAGGTGCGGCAGAGTTCGTAAGCGTAGGCCAGGTCGTGCATAAGGGCGATACGATCGGCATAATAGAAGCAATGAAGATTATGAACGAGATCGAGGCGGAATTCGACTGCCGCATCAAAAAAGCCCTCGTCGACGACGGACAGCCCGTCGAATATGCTATGGCGCTGTTTGAGGTCGAGAAGCTATGA
- a CDS encoding acetyl-CoA carboxylase biotin carboxylase subunit, whose protein sequence is MKELKKILIANRGEIALRALRTIQEMGKQAIVVHSTADQDALYVKYADASVCIGGPRSSDSYLNIPAIITACELTEADAIFPGYGFLSESQNFVEICAKHGIKFIGPSVEAMTLMSDKSKAKQVMMRAGIPVVPGSDGAIASVEEARKLAAEIGYPVIIKAAAGGGGRGMRVVEREEDIEKLFWSAESEAMSAFGDGTMYMEKYITNPRHIEVQVLGDEHGHVVHIGERDCSMQRRHQKLIEESPAVILDEPTRKSLHETAVRAAKAIGYASAGTFEFLYDGKDKKFYFIEMNTRLQVEHTVSEMRSGLDLIEWMIRIAQGEKLLPQSEIKFSGHALECRITAEDSKSFMPNPGKITKYVAPGGRNVRMDSHVYEGYSVPPYYDSMIGKLIVYDKDRTRAIAKMKVALDELIIGGIKSTRDFHLMMMNNPDFLSNNYDTNYLAKH, encoded by the coding sequence ATGAAGGAGCTTAAAAAAATTCTAATCGCAAATCGCGGTGAGATAGCGCTTAGAGCGCTTCGCACGATCCAAGAGATGGGTAAGCAAGCCATCGTCGTGCACTCCACCGCTGATCAGGACGCGCTTTACGTCAAATACGCTGACGCGTCGGTCTGTATAGGCGGACCGCGCAGCAGCGATAGTTACCTAAATATCCCCGCGATCATCACAGCCTGCGAGCTAACCGAAGCCGACGCGATATTTCCGGGATATGGCTTTTTGAGCGAAAGTCAAAATTTCGTAGAAATTTGTGCTAAGCACGGCATTAAATTTATCGGCCCGAGCGTCGAGGCGATGACCTTGATGAGCGATAAGAGCAAGGCCAAGCAAGTGATGATGCGCGCGGGCATCCCCGTAGTGCCTGGCAGCGACGGCGCGATCGCAAGTGTCGAAGAGGCGCGCAAACTAGCCGCCGAAATCGGTTATCCCGTCATCATTAAAGCCGCAGCCGGTGGTGGTGGGCGCGGAATGCGCGTGGTCGAGCGCGAAGAGGATATCGAAAAGCTCTTTTGGTCGGCAGAGAGCGAAGCGATGAGTGCATTCGGCGACGGCACGATGTATATGGAAAAATATATCACAAATCCGCGCCACATCGAGGTTCAGGTCTTAGGCGACGAGCACGGACACGTCGTGCATATCGGCGAACGCGACTGCTCGATGCAGCGCCGCCACCAAAAGCTGATCGAAGAAAGCCCGGCCGTGATCTTGGACGAGCCGACGCGAAAAAGCCTGCACGAAACGGCGGTTCGCGCCGCTAAGGCGATCGGATACGCAAGCGCGGGAACGTTTGAGTTTTTATACGACGGTAAGGATAAGAAATTTTATTTCATCGAGATGAATACCCGCCTGCAGGTCGAACACACCGTAAGCGAGATGCGAAGCGGGCTCGATCTGATCGAGTGGATGATCCGCATCGCGCAGGGCGAGAAGCTGCTGCCTCAAAGCGAGATAAAATTTAGCGGGCACGCGCTTGAGTGCCGCATCACCGCCGAGGACTCCAAAAGCTTTATGCCAAACCCGGGCAAAATCACAAAATACGTCGCTCCGGGCGGCAGAAATGTGCGTATGGACAGCCATGTCTATGAGGGCTACTCGGTGCCGCCTTACTACGACAGCATGATCGGCAAGCTCATCGTCTACGACAAGGACCGCACGCGTGCGATCGCAAAGATGAAAGTCGCGCTAGACGAGCTCATCATCGGTGGCATAAAATCGACGCGCGATTTTCACCTGATGATGATGAACAACCCCGATTTCTTGAGTAACAACTACGATACGAACTACCTGGCCAAGCATTAA
- a CDS encoding Zn-dependent hydrolase has protein sequence MEINTQRLKSEFEQISRFGALAGGGLTRLAFSREDKEARDFLISLLQKENFKIKIDDTGNIFAKFSGVNNPDLPSVSAGSHIDSVPQGGFYDGTLGVMAALEAIRTVRDSGERLARPLELIVFVCEESSRFKMATVGSKIISGKLSRQRLGELKDKDGISLFDAMGDFGLNPANLKNCVLPKSSFHSYIELHIEQGPVLQRRGIPVGVVTGIAAPVRYELRIEGRADHSGATPMDMRCDALACASEIVLSAERIAKEGKTTVATTGYANALPGVLNVIPGSCTLGLDIRDIDEEALRAADYKICAAIDEICARRGCKFELKNLIKDRPVKLSEEMIALLESCAGELKIPSLRLPSGAGHDAMNMTELADRVGMLFVPCKDGISHNVNESINWHDAFAATKVLAAAMLSLAKK, from the coding sequence ATGGAGATAAACACGCAGCGCCTTAAAAGCGAGTTCGAGCAGATAAGCCGCTTTGGGGCTTTGGCGGGCGGTGGGCTCACGCGGCTTGCATTTTCGCGCGAGGACAAAGAGGCGCGCGACTTCCTCATATCGCTACTTCAAAAAGAAAATTTCAAGATCAAAATCGACGATACGGGCAATATTTTCGCTAAATTTAGCGGCGTCAACAATCCCGATCTACCGTCCGTCAGTGCGGGTTCGCATATCGATAGCGTACCGCAGGGCGGCTTTTACGACGGCACGCTAGGCGTCATGGCCGCTTTGGAGGCGATCCGCACAGTGCGAGATAGCGGAGAGAGGCTTGCGCGACCGCTCGAGCTCATCGTATTTGTTTGCGAGGAGTCGAGCCGCTTTAAAATGGCTACCGTAGGCAGCAAGATAATTAGCGGCAAGCTATCGCGGCAGCGGCTGGGCGAGCTAAAGGATAAAGACGGAATTTCGCTGTTTGACGCCATGGGGGATTTCGGGCTAAATCCCGCAAATTTAAAAAACTGCGTCCTGCCCAAATCCAGCTTTCATAGCTATATCGAGCTTCATATCGAGCAGGGGCCGGTATTGCAGCGACGCGGCATCCCCGTAGGCGTCGTCACGGGTATCGCCGCGCCCGTGCGATACGAGCTGCGGATCGAGGGTAGAGCCGATCACAGCGGCGCTACGCCGATGGATATGCGCTGCGACGCCTTAGCTTGCGCTAGCGAGATCGTTTTAAGCGCGGAGAGGATCGCCAAGGAGGGCAAAACCACGGTCGCGACGACGGGCTATGCAAACGCGCTACCCGGCGTGCTAAACGTGATCCCTGGCTCCTGCACGCTAGGTCTTGATATACGCGATATAGACGAGGAAGCGCTTAGGGCGGCGGACTATAAAATTTGCGCCGCGATAGATGAAATTTGCGCTCGCAGAGGGTGCAAATTTGAACTAAAAAATCTCATCAAGGATCGCCCCGTAAAGCTAAGCGAGGAGATGATAGCTCTGCTTGAGAGCTGTGCCGGCGAGCTTAAAATTCCAAGCCTGAGGCTTCCTAGCGGCGCGGGACATGACGCGATGAATATGACGGAGCTTGCGGATCGGGTGGGGATGCTTTTCGTGCCGTGCAAGGACGGCATCAGCCACAACGTAAATGAAAGCATAAACTGGCACGACGCGTTTGCCGCCACGAAGGTTCTAGCCGCGGCGATGTTAAGCTTAGCTAAAAAATAA
- a CDS encoding amidohydrolase encodes MDAIAQKVEALKSEMIGDRRFFHSHPETGWFTFFTTAVIADRMQRLGYEIKLGREVVKAEARQGVGSKDACEKAKQRAEKLLNADQIKFLDAMEDGLTGLVAQIDTGRAGKTVAFRFDIDGVDVTESTDADHRPFKEGFRSDISGITHACGHDGHITMGLALAKLIAQNLDDFSGKFRFIFQTAEEGTRGAVGMEAAGVTKGVDYLLGGHIGFQANTMRGIICGTKKLLATTKFDVSLKGKSAHAAGAPQNGANALLAAAEMALDMHGITRHADGVTRINVGVLRAGEGRNVIAPNGYLACETRGESTELNEFMKSKCMDIVEGVSKIYGVSYDVQITGGTAGGDSDEATTQLYEDAAKASPFIDDDKIVRELSFGACEDFAHFMRSVQDAGGKSGYLMIGTTLAAGHHNAKFDFDEDSLLAGVDVYLRCAYKLNGKA; translated from the coding sequence ATGGATGCTATCGCACAAAAAGTAGAGGCGCTAAAAAGCGAGATGATCGGGGATCGCAGGTTTTTTCACTCGCATCCCGAGACGGGCTGGTTTACCTTTTTTACGACCGCGGTTATCGCAGATCGTATGCAGCGCTTGGGCTATGAGATAAAGCTCGGTCGTGAAGTGGTGAAAGCTGAAGCCAGACAGGGCGTAGGCAGCAAGGATGCCTGCGAGAAGGCGAAGCAGCGCGCCGAAAAGCTGCTAAACGCAGATCAGATAAAATTTCTTGATGCGATGGAGGATGGGCTAACGGGTCTCGTGGCGCAGATCGACACAGGGCGCGCGGGCAAGACGGTCGCTTTTAGATTTGACATAGACGGCGTGGACGTGACCGAGAGCACGGACGCGGATCACCGCCCTTTTAAGGAGGGCTTTCGCTCCGACATTAGCGGCATCACGCACGCGTGCGGGCACGATGGGCATATTACTATGGGGCTTGCTCTAGCGAAGCTGATCGCGCAGAACTTAGATGATTTTAGCGGTAAATTTAGATTTATCTTCCAAACCGCCGAGGAGGGCACCAGAGGCGCCGTAGGTATGGAGGCTGCGGGTGTCACCAAGGGCGTGGATTATCTGCTGGGCGGTCATATCGGCTTTCAGGCAAACACTATGAGAGGCATCATCTGCGGCACCAAAAAGCTACTCGCGACTACTAAATTTGACGTAAGCTTAAAAGGCAAGTCCGCTCACGCCGCGGGCGCGCCGCAAAATGGAGCCAATGCCCTGCTCGCCGCAGCCGAGATGGCACTTGATATGCACGGCATCACTAGACACGCAGACGGCGTCACGCGTATTAACGTTGGAGTGCTGCGTGCGGGCGAAGGACGCAACGTCATCGCGCCCAACGGCTATCTCGCGTGCGAGACGCGCGGCGAGAGCACGGAGCTAAATGAGTTTATGAAGTCCAAATGCATGGACATAGTGGAGGGCGTTTCTAAAATTTACGGCGTCAGCTACGACGTGCAGATTACGGGCGGTACCGCAGGCGGCGATAGCGATGAGGCTACCACGCAGCTTTACGAGGATGCGGCGAAGGCATCGCCGTTTATCGACGATGATAAAATCGTAAGGGAGCTAAGCTTCGGCGCATGCGAGGACTTCGCGCATTTTATGCGCTCGGTGCAAGATGCGGGCGGCAAAAGCGGATATCTGATGATCGGCACGACGCTTGCGGCGGGACATCACAACGCTAAATTCGACTTCGACGAGGATTCGCTGCTTGCGGGGGTGGACGTGTATCTGCGCTGTGCGTATAAGCTAAACGGCAAAGCTTAA
- the pepE gene encoding dipeptidase PepE — protein MKRALLLSASSYKDSGYLNHCKGWIKEFLGDLWKDEILFIPFAGVRRTNEQYEQKVADCLESNNIRSIHRFVDMKAAVKNAKSICIGGGNTFVLLNELYKFDLLGAIKDAVDSGTPYFGWSAGANVAGKTMMTTNDMPIVFPPSPVALGIFPYQINPHFISGKISNHNGESREERLEEFLIVNQNDSVYAMPEGSAFLINGNECEVMGHADVLKFEYKKEISRIAVGSKFKI, from the coding sequence ATGAAAAGAGCACTACTTCTAAGCGCTTCCAGTTACAAAGACAGCGGCTATCTGAACCACTGCAAGGGGTGGATCAAGGAATTTTTAGGAGATCTTTGGAAGGATGAAATTTTATTCATTCCGTTTGCGGGCGTTAGGCGCACGAACGAACAATATGAGCAGAAGGTCGCGGACTGTTTGGAGAGCAACAATATCAGATCGATCCACCGATTCGTCGATATGAAAGCCGCCGTTAAAAATGCCAAATCGATCTGCATCGGCGGCGGCAATACCTTCGTGCTGCTAAATGAGCTTTATAAATTTGATCTCTTAGGCGCGATCAAAGACGCCGTGGATAGCGGTACGCCGTATTTCGGCTGGTCTGCGGGCGCAAACGTCGCGGGCAAGACGATGATGACTACCAACGACATGCCGATCGTCTTTCCGCCCTCGCCGGTAGCTCTGGGGATCTTTCCGTATCAGATCAATCCGCACTTCATAAGCGGTAAAATTTCAAATCACAACGGCGAGAGTAGGGAGGAGCGGCTGGAGGAATTTTTGATCGTCAATCAAAATGACAGCGTCTATGCTATGCCCGAGGGTAGCGCGTTTTTGATAAACGGAAACGAGTGCGAGGTGATGGGGCATGCGGACGTGCTGAAATTCGAGTATAAAAAAGAGATCTCGCGCATCGCCGTGGGAAGTAAATTTAAAATTTAA
- the dcuC gene encoding C4-dicarboxylate transporter DcuC gives MQTFRLFLALAGIVAVVALLIMKKDTKTVLIGVGLVLCVLCLKPLDGLNAFTSYMTKAGLIKAICASMGFAFVMKFTECDRALVNLLTRPLGNIGFLLIPIVVALTYFINIAIPSAAGCSAAVGATLIPVMMAAGVKPEMAGAAVFAGTFGGVLSPGSAHNVFVADMVKAHNPSYTVQDVIGVQFSSAITALIVVLIVISITAIVCKDYTKGVNYLAQKESGANSVASNSADGSNLDAQPQKINVLYALMPLVPLVILIIGGTSKLNTISFLKWTKMGVAEAMLLGAIVTIVITMSNPQKITKEFFKGMGSAYAEIIGIIIAAGVFVAGLSACGAIDFVIEWLKGEQGYVKFGGTFVPFFMGVVTGSGDAASMAFNTAVTVHADALGFEQDKLGMAVAISGALGRSASPIAGACIVCAGLAMVSPIQIAKRTALGMFLSVCIIAFFIL, from the coding sequence GTGCAGACGTTTAGGCTATTTTTGGCGCTTGCGGGTATCGTCGCAGTCGTCGCTTTACTGATCATGAAAAAGGATACTAAAACCGTGCTTATCGGCGTGGGTTTGGTGCTGTGCGTGCTTTGTCTAAAGCCTCTGGACGGGCTAAATGCCTTTACCTCGTATATGACTAAAGCAGGTCTTATTAAGGCGATATGCGCCAGCATGGGTTTTGCCTTCGTGATGAAATTTACCGAATGCGACCGCGCCCTTGTAAATTTGCTAACCAGACCTCTTGGCAATATCGGATTTTTATTGATCCCTATCGTCGTGGCGCTTACATATTTTATCAATATTGCTATCCCCTCCGCTGCGGGCTGCTCGGCTGCGGTCGGCGCTACGCTGATCCCCGTGATGATGGCTGCAGGCGTTAAGCCGGAAATGGCGGGAGCTGCGGTATTTGCGGGCACTTTCGGCGGCGTTTTAAGCCCGGGCTCGGCGCACAACGTATTCGTAGCCGATATGGTAAAGGCGCACAACCCCTCCTACACGGTTCAAGACGTTATCGGGGTGCAGTTTTCCAGCGCGATTACCGCTTTGATCGTAGTTTTGATCGTAATTAGCATAACGGCGATAGTTTGCAAAGACTACACCAAGGGGGTGAATTATCTAGCTCAAAAGGAGAGCGGCGCAAATTCCGTTGCGTCAAATTCCGCCGACGGTTCAAATTTAGATGCGCAGCCTCAAAAAATAAACGTCTTATACGCGCTTATGCCGCTAGTGCCTTTGGTGATCTTGATCATCGGCGGTACATCTAAGCTCAACACGATCTCCTTTCTTAAATGGACCAAGATGGGCGTTGCGGAGGCGATGCTACTGGGCGCTATCGTCACCATCGTCATTACTATGAGCAATCCTCAAAAGATCACGAAGGAATTTTTCAAGGGCATGGGTAGCGCGTATGCCGAGATCATAGGTATCATCATCGCAGCGGGCGTCTTCGTCGCGGGTCTTAGCGCGTGCGGAGCGATCGATTTCGTAATCGAGTGGCTAAAGGGCGAGCAGGGCTACGTAAAATTCGGCGGAACCTTCGTGCCGTTTTTTATGGGCGTCGTGACAGGCTCGGGAGATGCGGCGTCGATGGCGTTCAACACCGCCGTGACCGTGCATGCGGACGCGCTGGGCTTTGAACAAGATAAGCTCGGTATGGCGGTTGCGATAAGCGGCGCGCTAGGCAGGAGCGCATCGCCGATTGCAGGCGCTTGCATCGTTTGCGCGGGACTTGCGATGGTAAGCCCTATTCAGATAGCTAAAAGAACGGCTCTAGGTATGTTTCTATCCGTCTGCATCATCGCATTTTTCATTTTGTAA